From Anabaena sphaerica FACHB-251, one genomic window encodes:
- a CDS encoding TMEM14 family protein, whose amino-acid sequence MNLGIVAAFGYGILALVGGIIGYIQAKSKVSLMSGSISGLLLLFAGYCQLQGQTWGLTLAAFVTAILVVFFAFRLAKIRKFMPAGLMIIFGMLTLVIILNQIFTPQ is encoded by the coding sequence ATGAATTTAGGTATAGTTGCCGCTTTTGGCTATGGCATTTTAGCATTAGTAGGTGGAATCATTGGCTACATCCAAGCCAAGAGCAAAGTTTCCTTAATGAGTGGTAGCATTAGCGGTTTATTACTACTCTTTGCTGGTTACTGCCAACTTCAGGGACAAACCTGGGGTTTAACTTTAGCAGCGTTTGTCACTGCTATTTTAGTAGTTTTCTTTGCCTTTAGATTAGCTAAAATACGTAAATTTATGCCCGCCGGACTGATGATTATTTTTGGTATGCTGACATTAGTGATCATATTGAATCAAATTTTTACTCCTCAGTAG
- a CDS encoding tellurite resistance TerB C-terminal domain-containing protein: MQSGIVSNRLILGVSAFSVSFGLSLVPNWDFTKAFLTGIITVLATYSAALFVDKRRRNYELLVLSSLHRKIRELEGLKYRIAREVQQVQQHKIILYTESQQLQNQISESRNQRDTLHREIGSLAGQKKQLELEITNLKTELHHLNNSTIELKNTCSELTAEKRRLELNSNLSRSEITQLQAQIEAFKQEKQEIENNLILSNRLKPQLEEKLYELRIEIHNLEVKVSNQNNLLTDTITARKNLENTLTDLQTQKQAQQVEISQLQNQISLLQDERDLLQNQVWELLQNIENLTEESLPDHTHEHEIELFPFDELLEPIESSEYVANNLPPEWSNFLENLPTDKIQVLKAIVEQDNPKAMIKKIAEEQITMPNLLIDYINEVANNTIGELIIEAGEEIPEIYQEHLHNVKKIIAMYEG; encoded by the coding sequence ATGCAATCCGGAATAGTAAGTAATCGATTGATTCTAGGTGTATCTGCCTTTAGTGTGAGTTTTGGTTTAAGTCTTGTTCCCAACTGGGATTTTACTAAAGCTTTCCTCACTGGTATAATTACCGTACTTGCCACCTATTCAGCCGCATTATTTGTTGATAAACGACGCAGAAATTATGAACTCCTGGTTTTAAGTTCTCTCCATAGAAAAATCAGAGAACTTGAAGGCTTAAAATATCGAATTGCTAGAGAAGTTCAACAAGTACAACAACATAAAATTATTCTCTATACAGAATCACAGCAACTGCAAAATCAAATATCCGAATCCCGTAATCAAAGAGATACTTTACATCGAGAGATAGGTAGTTTGGCTGGACAGAAAAAGCAGTTAGAACTAGAAATTACTAACCTGAAAACTGAACTACATCACCTAAACAATAGTACCATAGAACTCAAAAATACCTGTTCTGAACTCACAGCCGAAAAACGCCGTCTAGAGCTAAATAGTAACCTATCACGTTCAGAAATTACCCAACTACAAGCTCAAATTGAAGCCTTTAAACAAGAAAAACAGGAAATTGAAAATAACCTAATTCTCTCCAATAGACTCAAACCCCAACTAGAGGAAAAACTCTATGAACTGCGAATAGAAATTCACAATTTAGAAGTTAAGGTATCCAATCAAAATAACCTACTAACAGATACTATAACCGCCAGAAAAAATCTAGAAAATACTCTCACTGATTTACAAACTCAAAAACAAGCACAACAAGTAGAAATTAGCCAATTACAAAATCAAATTTCCTTATTACAAGATGAGCGGGATTTGTTACAAAACCAAGTTTGGGAATTACTCCAAAACATAGAAAACCTCACTGAAGAATCATTACCTGATCACACCCATGAACATGAAATTGAATTATTTCCTTTTGATGAATTACTAGAACCAATAGAATCTTCAGAATATGTTGCCAACAATTTACCCCCAGAATGGAGTAACTTTCTAGAAAACCTGCCAACAGACAAAATCCAGGTCTTAAAAGCCATAGTCGAGCAAGATAATCCCAAGGCTATGATTAAAAAAATTGCCGAAGAACAGATTACCATGCCAAATTTATTAATCGATTATATCAATGAAGTCGCTAATAATACTATAGGTGAACTAATTATTGAAGCGGGTGAAGAAATTCCCGAAATTTATCAAGAACATCTGCACAACGTCAAAAAAATCATAGCAATGTATGAAGGTTAG
- a CDS encoding ATP-binding protein, whose protein sequence is MTKHKISKKVSTALINSLGAGVVPRTGIEHIAVGREKELNSLLQNLNDISEGVAAFRFIIGNYGSGKSFMLQMIRNRAIEQGFVVADADLSSGRRLAGSNNEGLATYRELMSHLATKTRPDGGALVSILEGWINKIQQEIAKETGMRPNDEGFDEQVEIKIREVVGYIEDLVHGFDFGSVIIAYWRSYRLDDDNLKNASLRWLRGEFNTKTEAKAALGVRVIIDDDTWYDYIKLLAKFVAEIGYKGLLILIDEAVILYQITTTVTREKNYNRLLAMFNDTMQCKAENLGIIIGGTIKFLEDPNRGLFADPAWRRRTKESRFVTQANVQEYMGPVIRLNPLTETEILTLLQRLTEIHVLNFGYEQRFKNSDLKEFVQEIITRLGAEALLTPGEIIRDFISVLNVLYQNPEIKFSELIHGANFKPTAAGKDDNLDDDAAEFSL, encoded by the coding sequence ATGACAAAGCACAAAATTTCCAAGAAAGTCTCCACAGCTTTAATTAATTCCCTTGGTGCAGGAGTAGTACCCAGAACAGGAATTGAACATATAGCAGTAGGTAGAGAAAAAGAACTAAACAGCCTCCTACAAAATCTCAACGATATATCAGAAGGTGTAGCCGCATTTCGGTTTATAATTGGCAACTACGGCTCAGGTAAAAGCTTCATGCTGCAAATGATTCGTAACCGCGCCATCGAACAAGGATTTGTAGTTGCTGATGCTGATTTATCCTCTGGACGCAGACTAGCAGGAAGCAACAACGAAGGTTTAGCAACCTATCGAGAATTGATGAGTCATCTCGCTACAAAAACGCGTCCTGATGGTGGTGCTTTAGTTTCCATATTGGAAGGATGGATTAATAAAATTCAGCAAGAAATCGCCAAAGAAACAGGAATGCGTCCTAACGATGAAGGTTTTGATGAACAAGTAGAAATAAAAATTCGGGAAGTAGTTGGATATATTGAAGACTTAGTGCATGGCTTTGATTTTGGTAGTGTAATTATTGCTTATTGGCGCAGCTATCGCTTAGATGATGATAATTTAAAAAATGCCTCTTTACGCTGGTTAAGAGGAGAATTTAACACCAAAACAGAAGCTAAAGCTGCTTTAGGAGTACGCGTAATTATTGATGATGATACTTGGTACGATTACATCAAATTATTAGCTAAATTTGTTGCCGAAATTGGCTATAAAGGGCTTTTAATTTTAATAGATGAAGCCGTAATTTTATATCAAATAACTACCACAGTTACTCGTGAAAAAAACTATAATAGATTGTTAGCAATGTTCAATGATACCATGCAATGTAAAGCCGAAAATCTCGGTATTATCATTGGTGGAACTATAAAATTTTTAGAAGACCCAAATCGGGGGCTTTTTGCTGACCCAGCTTGGCGTAGACGTACCAAAGAAAGCCGCTTTGTTACCCAAGCTAATGTACAAGAATACATGGGTCCCGTCATTCGTCTTAACCCCTTAACTGAGACAGAAATTCTCACACTTTTACAAAGATTAACGGAAATTCATGTGCTGAATTTTGGTTATGAACAAAGATTTAAAAATAGTGATTTAAAAGAATTTGTCCAAGAAATTATCACTCGCTTAGGTGCAGAGGCATTGTTGACACCAGGAGAAATTATCCGAGATTTTATTAGTGTGTTGAATGTTCTCTATCAAAACCCAGAGATTAAGTTTTCTGAATTGATTCACGGTGCTAATTTTAAACCCACCGCTGCGGGTAAAGATGATAATTTAGATGATGATGCAGCCGAATTTAGTTTGTGA
- a CDS encoding ATP-binding protein has protein sequence MSTVNTSSYTKVQFFQRQAASLLLYQSVLKGEVAIAFLDLLQAIRYTDADGRDCLQAYGNYFQALAASKQTWEEFLISQILIADNPFTKLAQQREFTDLPPALVAAAQHDLQVLQNLYECNSAVLSEWVQVVSHLPVSPVVWYQEPEGIEVDTDLITSLQYLDTWADAVKDLAAYYQQHGTGLFARYRAFRWQDGQFVGIPYPDPVKLDTLVGYDWQKETLLKNTRFLLSGQPALHVLLYGSRGSGKSSLVKSLLNEYSNKNLRLIEVSKSELQNLPQIVEQLRGVPQKFIIFVDDLSFEEDDDAFKALKVVLEGSLTARPENVVVYATSNRRHLIREYFSDRPTPKDKEEVHAWDTMQEKLSFSDRFGLTLTFEAADQKTYLQIVEHLAVQTGINIKQEDLEYQALQWATRHNGRSGRTARQFVDFLKADLAVYGENKNSL, from the coding sequence ATGTCTACCGTAAATACTTCGTCTTACACCAAAGTACAATTCTTCCAACGCCAAGCAGCGTCTCTTTTACTTTACCAATCTGTCCTTAAAGGCGAAGTAGCGATCGCGTTTCTTGATTTGTTACAAGCTATACGTTATACGGATGCCGATGGGCGCGACTGTCTCCAAGCTTACGGTAATTATTTTCAAGCTTTGGCTGCCAGCAAACAAACTTGGGAAGAATTCTTAATTAGCCAAATTCTCATTGCTGACAACCCCTTTACCAAACTAGCTCAACAGCGAGAATTTACTGATTTACCACCGGCGTTAGTCGCAGCAGCCCAACATGATTTACAAGTATTACAAAATTTATATGAATGTAACAGTGCGGTTTTAAGTGAGTGGGTGCAAGTTGTATCTCATTTGCCGGTTTCCCCCGTCGTGTGGTATCAAGAACCAGAAGGAATAGAAGTTGATACCGATTTAATTACCTCTCTCCAATATTTAGACACTTGGGCTGATGCTGTCAAAGATTTAGCAGCTTATTATCAGCAGCATGGGACTGGTTTATTTGCCCGTTATCGCGCCTTTAGGTGGCAAGATGGGCAGTTTGTTGGTATACCCTATCCTGACCCAGTTAAACTGGATACACTCGTAGGTTATGACTGGCAAAAAGAGACTTTGTTAAAAAATACCAGGTTTTTATTGTCAGGACAGCCAGCACTGCACGTATTACTTTACGGTAGTCGCGGTTCTGGCAAGTCATCTTTAGTAAAATCTTTATTGAATGAATATAGCAACAAAAACCTGCGCTTGATCGAAGTGTCAAAGTCGGAACTACAAAACCTACCACAAATTGTCGAACAGTTGCGGGGAGTGCCGCAGAAATTTATCATCTTTGTGGATGATCTTTCTTTTGAGGAAGATGATGATGCTTTTAAAGCACTAAAAGTAGTTTTAGAAGGCAGTTTAACCGCTAGACCGGAAAATGTAGTGGTTTATGCTACATCTAACCGTCGTCACTTAATTCGGGAATATTTTAGTGATAGACCTACCCCCAAGGATAAGGAAGAAGTCCATGCTTGGGATACAATGCAGGAAAAGCTTTCCTTTAGCGATCGCTTTGGTTTAACATTAACCTTTGAAGCCGCAGATCAAAAAACATATTTACAAATTGTCGAGCATTTAGCAGTACAAACGGGCATTAATATTAAACAAGAAGATTTAGAATATCAAGCTTTACAATGGGCAACTCGCCATAATGGCCGTTCTGGCCGAACAGCACGGCAGTTTGTTGACTTCTTAAAAGCAGATTTAGCTGTGTATGGCGAAAATAAAAATAGCCTGTAA